The region CATGTTCAGGTCTATCGAGCCGGAGCCGCCGACCTTGGACAGCGGGTTGACCAGCAGGCCGTCAATATAGATTTTGGTGTAGGACAGGCTGCTGCCGCGGATGTCGACCTGCATGGCGTTTTTTTTGTGCTGGTAAAAGTTCAGGCCGGGAACGTCTTCGAGCGCGTCCGCGAGGGTGCGGGCTCCCTTGGCGGCGATTTCTTCGGCGGTGATTACGCTTGTGGTGACCAGGTACTTTTCCAGCGGTACCGCCGTGACCACCACCTCGTCCAGTGTGGTGGCTGCCGGCTCGGCCGCGAGCGCCTTCATCAGGCCGGACGCAGGAACCAAAAGGAAAAAACAGCCGAGAATGACCCCTAAACGGATGAGTGCCTTAAACAATGATCTTCCCCCTCCAAGAATTAAACTATTTCCGGTATTTCTGGAAGCCATTAATTATATTTTATGATAATATATGGACAAACATAAATCAATAAAAAACAATAAAATCATACAATTATATTAGGTTATATTAGTTTTAGTTTGTTTTAGTGCGGGAGTAGCGGTGCGCAAGAGCAACTAGGAGCTGGCCAAAATTCCGCCTCCGCCGGCTCCGGTATACAGACGGGCTCCAGGGGTTCGGGATGCATATGTCGAGGGTAAGCTTCATATAGAATATAAAAAAGATGTTGATAGAGGATGCCGACCAGGGCGGCTAAGGCGCCAACCCTGCGGAAGCCCTCCAAAGTGACGGGAGAGACAACTGACGCATAATATAGAGCAAGAATTGATGATAATGGTTCCCAAATATTTTTGCGGCTTGGTTGCCGGTGGTTAAGGGGGGGGAGCCGGGTGTTGTCGCCCAGCCTTGAGGATTATCTGGAGGAAGTATATAGGTTTTCGATAACCCAAGAAGTGGTAAGGGTGTCCGATATCAGCCACAAGCTGAATTTTGCGCTGCCGTCCGTCTCCAAGGCCTTGGGCAAGTTGCGGGCCAGGGGGTACATATCGTACCAGAAATACGGGTATATCGGCTTGACGGATAAGGGCAGGCAAATGGGCAGCTATCTGGTTAAAAGAAACCAGGTGCTGCAGGATTTTCTCATGCTGCTGCGCACCCCGTGCGATGTGGCTGCCGAGGCGGAAGCGATGGAGCATTACCTGTCGCGGGAGACGATCGAGTCCATCCAGGTGATGATGGCCTTTATGCGGGATGAACCTGAGGTCTATCAGTCTTTCGTGGATTACGCCAATAAGCATGATAAGAAAAAGTGAAACAACCGGGGCTGCCCCGGTTGTTTCACTTTGATTAAACGGTTTTGTGCGAGTGGAAACGGGGTTATGGACAGCCACAGTGGCGGCTGTGGCAGTATTGCCGCGGAATTCCCTGCGGGGAGAAAGCTTATCAGGCAAGGCCAAGACCGCGAGCTGTCTGCGCCACGACGAAGCAGACGGCGAAGGCGATGACGGTGGGAATGGCGAAGGCGGCGAAGGTCCATTTGATGCTGCCCGATTCTTTGTAAGCGGACAGCAGGGTCGTGGTGCAGGGCCAGTGCAGCAGGCAGAAAAGCATCGTGCAGACTGCGGTGAGCCAGGTCCAGCCGTTGTTGACGAGGATGGCGCGAAGCTGTTCCAGGCTTTCGAATTCCACCATGAACCCGGAGGATAGATAGCTCATCAGGAGGATGGGCACGACGATCTCGTTGGCCGGCAGGCCGAGGATGAAAGCCAGGAGGATGAAGCCGTCAAGTCCGATGGCATGCCCCAGGGGGTGCAGCCAGCTTGCCAGGTGGCCGATGACGCTCATGCCTCCTATGTAGGCGTTGCCCAGGATCCAGGTGATTGCACCGGCGGGCGCGGCCATGAAGACAGCCCGTTTCAGCACGAACAGGGTGCGGTCGATCATCGACCGGTAGATGACGGCGCCGAACTGGGGTTTGCGGTAGGGCGGAAGCTCGAGCACCAGGGCGGACGGCTCGCCCTTCAGGACGGTGTGCGAAAGCGCCCAGGATGCGGCGAAGGTTACGGCAACCCCGATCAGTACCAGTGCGGTGATGACGCCGGAGGCGATCAGTGTTTCGGACCCGGCGGCCGCCGCTCCCCCCATGAAGATGGTGGCGACGGCGATGAGGGTGGGAAAACGGCCGTTGCACGGCACGAAGTTGTTGGTGACGATGGCGATCA is a window of Selenomonadales bacterium 4137-cl DNA encoding:
- a CDS encoding metal-dependent transcriptional regulator — encoded protein: MLSPSLEDYLEEVYRFSITQEVVRVSDISHKLNFALPSVSKALGKLRARGYISYQKYGYIGLTDKGRQMGSYLVKRNQVLQDFLMLLRTPCDVAAEAEAMEHYLSRETIESIQVMMAFMRDEPEVYQSFVDYANKHDKKK
- a CDS encoding nucleoside recognition domain-containing protein, which gives rise to MSAAIKPISPLAEACAEAESIRLDSGGSLGDAIVADIYANAETIARRAVKNDAKHTKGWDAKLDDILTSRLLGYPIMLVLLSVVFWITVEGANLPSEMIASVLFGFQDQLTEWFQVWGAPAWLHGVLVLGLYRALAWVVSVMLPPMAIFFPLFTLLEDLGYLPRVAFNLDSLFKKCKACGKQALTMCMGFGCNAAGVVSCRIIDSPRERLIAIVTNNFVPCNGRFPTLIAVATIFMGGAAAAGSETLIASGVITALVLIGVAVTFAASWALSHTVLKGEPSALVLELPPYRKPQFGAVIYRSMIDRTLFVLKRAVFMAAPAGAITWILGNAYIGGMSVIGHLASWLHPLGHAIGLDGFILLAFILGLPANEIVVPILLMSYLSSGFMVEFESLEQLRAILVNNGWTWLTAVCTMLFCLLHWPCTTTLLSAYKESGSIKWTFAAFAIPTVIAFAVCFVVAQTARGLGLA